The Salmo salar chromosome ssa06, Ssal_v3.1, whole genome shotgun sequence genome window below encodes:
- the LOC106607916 gene encoding neuromedin-B receptor, translated as MDNILDNVSFTGHSVFYNFTVDWIPAERETIDFIIRCLIPTVYILIITIGLLGNITLVKIFITNSAMRSVPNIFISSLAAGDLLLLVTCVPVDAFRYFFEEWIFGVVACKLIPVIQLTSVGVSVFTLTALSADRYKAIVNPMDIQTSSAVFWTCLKAVSIWVISVLLAVPEAIFSQVVHIQDKNVTFTACVPYPLSNDMHPKIHSILIFLVYFLIPLGIISVYYFHIARTLVKSAHDMPGEISEHTKRQMETRKRLAKIVLVFVGLFALCWFPNHVLYMYRSFNYRQIDSSLSHLIITLLARVLSFSSSCVNPFALYLLSESFRRHFNSSLHCKRKPHHERNTSYLQHTSAIRMTSIKKTTPTVINGHGNSQEVTL; from the exons ATGGATAATATTTTAGATAACGTATCTTTTACTGGACATTCTGTCTTTTATAACTTTACTGTCGATTGGATACCTGCTGAAAGGGAAACTATTGATTTTATTATAAGATGTCTCATACCGACTGTGTATATTCTGATCATAACGATTGGGTTGTTGGGGAACATTACCTTGGTTAAGATTTTTATCACCAACAGTGCAATGAGGAGCGTCCCCAACATATTTATTTCGAGTTTGGCAGCTGGGGATCTTTTGCTTTTGGTCACTTGTGTTCCAGTGGATGCGTTCAGATACTTTTTTGAGGAGTGGATCTTCGGTGTTGTGGCTTGCAAACTAATTCCGGTCATTCAACTCACTTCAGTCGGAGTCTCGGTGTTCACTCTCACTGCACTAAGCGCAGACAG GTACAAAGCCATTGTGAATCCTATGGACATCCAGACATCCAGTGCTGTGTTCTGGACATGTCTGAAAGCTGTGTCCATCTGGGTGATCTCCGTCCTGCTGGCGGTGCCCGAGGCCATCTTCTCCCAGGTAGTACACATCCAGGACAAGAATGTGACCTTCACCGCCTGCGTGCCCTATCCCCTTTCCAACGACATGCATCCCAAGATCCACTCCATCCTCATATTCCTAGTGTACTTCCTGATTCCCCTGGGGATCATCTCTGTATACTACTTCCACATCGCCAGGACTCTGGTCAAGAGTGCTCACGACATGCCTGGGGAGATCAGTGAGCACACGAAGAGACAG ATGGAAACGAGAAAACGGCTGGCCAAAATTGTTCTGGTTTTCGTGGGCCTCTTCGCTCTTTGCTGGTTCCCCAACCATGTCTTGTACATGTACCGCTCCTTCAACTACCGTCAGATCGACTCCTCTCTGTCGCACCTCATCATCACCCTGCTAGCCCGAGTGCTAAGTTTCTCCAGCTCCTGTGTCAACCCATTTGCCCTCTACCTGCTGAGCGAGAGCTTCCGCAGGCACTTCAACAGCTCACTGCACTGCAAGAGGAAGCCCCACCACGAACGCAACACTAGCTACCTGCAGCACACCTCAGCCATAAGAATGACCTCCATCAAGAAGACCACCCCTACTGTCATCAACGGACATGGCAACAGCCAGGAGGTCACTCTGTAG